The Chloroflexota bacterium genome has a segment encoding these proteins:
- a CDS encoding elongation factor Ts, whose amino-acid sequence MSLTAQIKALREKTGAPVIECKNALTECECNEEKALELLLKRGLARAEKKLHREVSQGLVEAYIHPGARIGALVEVNCESDFVARTQELKDLAHDLALQVAATAPMFLSPQQVPPGDCADPKEVCLLSQPFIKDPQKSVEERVMETIARVGENIRVKRFARFELGV is encoded by the coding sequence ATGAGCCTGACCGCCCAGATAAAGGCGCTCCGCGAGAAGACCGGGGCGCCTGTTATTGAGTGCAAGAATGCCCTCACGGAATGTGAGTGCAATGAGGAGAAAGCCCTGGAGCTCCTCCTCAAGCGGGGCCTGGCCCGGGCGGAGAAAAAGCTCCACCGAGAGGTATCCCAGGGGCTGGTAGAGGCCTATATCCATCCCGGCGCCCGCATCGGGGCCCTCGTGGAGGTGAACTGCGAGAGCGACTTTGTGGCCCGCACCCAGGAGTTAAAAGACCTGGCCCATGACCTGGCCCTCCAAGTAGCCGCCACCGCCCCCATGTTCCTTTCCCCACAGCAGGTCCCCCCCGGCGATTGCGCCGACCCCAAGGAGGTCTGCCTCCTTTCTCAGCCCTTTATCAAAGACCCTCAGAAGAGCGTGGAGGAGAGGGTAATGGAGACCATCGCCCGGGTGGGGGAGAATATCCGTGTGAAGCGCTTCGCCCGTTTTGAACTGGGGGTCTAA
- the rpsB gene encoding 30S ribosomal protein S2 has translation MKLLLEAGAHFGHQTSRWHPQMKGFIFTQRNGIHIIDLQQTVVLLEKASEFVKNVVADGGHILFVGTKKQAQEAVEQEAKRCGMFYVNQRWLGGMLTNFSTIQARIDYLVRQEDAMARGELVNLPKKETSKLQEEMTRLNRYMGGFKEMTTLPSALFIVDPVNEAIALSEARKMGIPVLAICDTNCDPRPIDYSIPANDDAIRAVRLITSRIADAVLEGKAMREEAMPEAPEAAMEGGPQSLSFAPDEENR, from the coding sequence ATGAAACTCCTTCTTGAAGCGGGGGCCCACTTCGGCCACCAGACCAGCCGATGGCACCCCCAGATGAAGGGGTTTATTTTCACCCAGCGCAACGGCATCCACATCATTGACCTCCAACAGACCGTGGTCCTCTTGGAAAAAGCCTCTGAGTTCGTGAAGAACGTGGTGGCCGATGGGGGCCACATCCTCTTCGTAGGCACCAAAAAACAGGCCCAGGAGGCGGTAGAACAGGAGGCCAAACGCTGCGGTATGTTCTATGTCAATCAGCGCTGGCTGGGGGGGATGCTCACCAACTTCTCCACCATCCAGGCCCGCATTGACTATCTGGTGCGGCAGGAGGATGCCATGGCCAGGGGGGAACTGGTGAACCTACCCAAGAAGGAGACCAGCAAGCTCCAGGAGGAAATGACCCGCCTCAATCGGTATATGGGCGGCTTCAAAGAGATGACCACCCTGCCCTCGGCCCTCTTCATAGTGGACCCGGTAAATGAGGCCATCGCCCTAAGCGAGGCCAGAAAGATGGGCATCCCTGTGTTGGCCATCTGTGATACCAACTGCGACCCCCGGCCCATAGACTACTCCATCCCCGCCAATGACGATGCCATCCGGGCAGTGCGCCTCATCACCAGCCGCATCGCCGACGCTGTCCTGGAGGGAAAAGCCATGAGGGAGGAAGCTATGCCCGAGGCCCCCGAGGCGGCGATGGAAGGAGGGCCTCAGTCCCTCTCCTTTGCCCCCGACGAGGAAAACCGATGA
- the hslU gene encoding ATP-dependent protease ATPase subunit HslU — protein MKGLTPQAVVRELNRYIVGQEEAKRAVAIALRNRERRRHLPPEMRKEIIPKNILMIGPTGVGKTEIARRVVSLIDAPFIKVEATKFTEVGYVGRDVESMVTDLVETAVMKVYENELAEVTTKAEKAANEKLLDYLCKQLPAKIALPQGQLTLPLDERTVLRRHPTRRSSRQYVAKLLHAKQLEEQIVEIEIGGDVESPAELALRAPEDNWEWENLKEYDGQRRWRRVPVKEARRILTKEEANKLIDFDQVVDRALTRTHEDGVIFIDELDKLCGPKIEVGRDVSGEGVQRDLLPIVEGTTVMTRFGPVKTDYILFIAAGAFYDCKPSDLIPELQGRLPLRVELKSLSPQDLERILEEPENSLTKQYHALLATEGVELDFTHEGIAEMAFWASRMNEKMENIGARRLYTIMEQVLEELSFAAPQRQGEKVMVDQAYVREHLGNLLRDEDLSRYIL, from the coding sequence ATGAAGGGGCTTACCCCACAGGCGGTCGTTCGGGAACTGAACCGCTATATTGTCGGGCAGGAAGAGGCCAAGCGGGCGGTAGCCATCGCCTTGAGAAACCGTGAGCGCCGCCGCCATCTACCGCCTGAGATGCGGAAGGAGATCATCCCCAAGAATATTCTGATGATAGGCCCAACCGGGGTGGGCAAGACGGAGATCGCCCGCCGGGTGGTTTCCCTGATTGATGCCCCTTTCATCAAGGTGGAGGCCACCAAGTTCACCGAGGTGGGCTATGTGGGCCGGGATGTGGAGTCTATGGTCACCGACCTGGTGGAAACAGCCGTGATGAAGGTCTATGAGAACGAGCTGGCTGAAGTGACCACCAAGGCGGAAAAGGCGGCCAATGAGAAGCTCTTGGACTATCTCTGCAAACAGCTCCCTGCCAAGATTGCCCTTCCCCAGGGCCAGCTCACCCTTCCCCTTGACGAGAGGACCGTGCTCCGTCGGCACCCCACCCGCCGTTCCTCACGTCAGTATGTGGCCAAGCTCCTCCATGCCAAGCAACTGGAGGAACAGATAGTTGAGATAGAGATAGGGGGCGATGTGGAAAGCCCGGCGGAGCTGGCTCTCCGGGCCCCGGAAGATAACTGGGAATGGGAGAACCTGAAGGAGTATGATGGCCAGCGTCGCTGGCGGCGGGTACCAGTGAAAGAGGCCCGACGTATCCTCACCAAGGAAGAGGCCAACAAGCTCATTGACTTCGACCAGGTGGTGGACCGGGCCCTGACCCGCACCCACGAGGACGGGGTTATCTTCATAGACGAGCTGGACAAGCTCTGCGGCCCCAAGATAGAGGTTGGCAGAGATGTCTCCGGGGAGGGGGTGCAGAGGGACCTCCTGCCCATTGTGGAGGGGACCACAGTCATGACCCGCTTTGGCCCAGTGAAGACCGATTACATCCTCTTCATCGCTGCCGGGGCTTTCTACGACTGCAAGCCCTCGGACCTTATCCCGGAACTCCAGGGGCGCTTGCCCCTCAGGGTAGAGCTCAAATCACTCTCCCCGCAGGACCTGGAGCGCATCCTTGAGGAGCCGGAGAACTCCCTTACCAAGCAATACCATGCCCTCCTGGCAACAGAGGGGGTGGAGCTTGACTTTACCCATGAGGGCATCGCCGAGATGGCTTTCTGGGCCAGCCGGATGAACGAGAAGATGGAGAACATAGGGGCCCGCCGGCTCTATACCATCATGGAACAGGTCCTGGAAGAGCTCTCCTTCGCCGCCCCACAGAGGCAGGGGGAGAAGGTAATGGTGGACCAGGCATATGTCCGGGAGCACCTGGGGAACCTGCTCCGGGATGAAGACCTCAGCCGATATATACTCTAG
- the nusA gene encoding transcription termination factor NusA gives MKTEFMMAIAQLAAEKRLPREVVLQAVEQALASAFRKDDFAGFNISVKILPATGEMKVLVHKTVVENPTDPKKELSLDEANKIRPNVQIGDSIDLEEAPKHAGRIAAQTAKQVVLQRLREAEQSAVFDEFRGREGEVLVGVVQRVEPKQVVVNLGRGEALLPQTEQVKGERYRSGQRLRVYLVEAQRTARGPLMVVSRTHKNLLKNMLELEVPEVAQGVVEVKAISREAGSRSKVAVAARQPGVDPVGSVVGLRGLRIQSIVKELGGEKIDVVEWSPDPAVFIANALSPAQVVRVEIHQGEKAATVVVPDRQLSLAIGKEGQNARLAAKLTGWRIDIKSVTAAEAEKPPAPQVVEEAVAAEAAPALEGVLREATGVALAEAPPEVAAVEIVFPVVVAPERGPIRFAEEILSSRTTVEKKKKKEKEKDDKSRPRKPRRVKAESVEEEEDLGTESL, from the coding sequence ATGAAGACGGAATTTATGATGGCCATAGCCCAGCTGGCCGCGGAGAAGAGGCTGCCCCGGGAGGTGGTCCTCCAGGCAGTGGAGCAGGCCCTGGCCTCTGCTTTCCGTAAGGACGACTTCGCTGGCTTCAACATCTCCGTTAAGATCCTTCCTGCCACTGGGGAGATGAAGGTCCTGGTGCACAAAACGGTGGTGGAGAACCCCACCGACCCCAAAAAGGAGCTCTCCCTGGATGAGGCCAATAAGATAAGGCCCAATGTCCAGATAGGCGATAGTATTGACCTGGAGGAGGCCCCCAAGCACGCCGGGCGTATCGCTGCCCAGACAGCCAAACAGGTAGTGCTTCAGAGGCTGAGGGAGGCGGAGCAGTCCGCTGTCTTTGATGAGTTCCGGGGACGGGAGGGGGAGGTTCTGGTGGGGGTGGTGCAGAGGGTGGAGCCCAAGCAGGTTGTGGTAAACCTTGGTCGGGGGGAGGCCCTCCTCCCCCAGACGGAGCAGGTAAAGGGAGAGCGCTACCGCTCCGGCCAGAGGCTGAGGGTCTATCTGGTGGAGGCACAGCGCACCGCCAGAGGCCCGCTGATGGTCGTTTCCCGGACCCATAAGAACCTGCTGAAGAACATGCTGGAGCTGGAGGTGCCGGAGGTGGCCCAGGGGGTAGTGGAGGTAAAAGCCATCTCCCGGGAGGCCGGCTCCCGGAGCAAGGTAGCAGTAGCCGCCCGTCAGCCGGGGGTGGACCCGGTAGGCAGTGTGGTAGGCCTGAGGGGCCTGCGTATCCAGAGCATCGTCAAGGAGCTGGGCGGGGAAAAGATAGATGTGGTAGAGTGGAGCCCTGACCCGGCGGTATTCATCGCTAACGCCCTCTCCCCTGCCCAGGTGGTGCGGGTGGAGATCCACCAAGGGGAAAAGGCGGCCACGGTGGTGGTGCCCGACCGCCAGCTCTCCCTGGCCATCGGCAAGGAGGGGCAAAATGCCCGCCTGGCGGCTAAACTCACCGGCTGGCGGATAGATATCAAGAGTGTCACCGCCGCCGAGGCGGAGAAGCCCCCCGCCCCTCAAGTAGTTGAGGAGGCTGTGGCCGCTGAGGCAGCCCCTGCCTTGGAGGGGGTCCTGCGGGAGGCCACTGGGGTGGCCCTCGCCGAGGCCCCGCCGGAGGTTGCCGCCGTGGAGATAGTCTTTCCTGTGGTGGTAGCCCCGGAAAGGGGGCCCATCCGCTTTGCCGAGGAGATCCTCTCCTCCCGCACCACCGTGGAAAAGAAGAAGAAGAAGGAGAAGGAGAAGGATGATAAGAGCCGGCCCAGAAAGCCCCGCCGGGTCAAAGCGGAGTCGGTAGAGGAAGAGGAAGACCTGGGGACAGAAAGCCTGTGA
- a CDS encoding YlxR family protein, translating to MRTVGRPVPQRTCISCRQVRDKRGLVRIVQGVDGGVEVDPSWKKAGRGAYLCPRLQCWQDLKVDRLGHALRTKVSPQAMSQLMEHARRTYGSS from the coding sequence GTGAGAACTGTAGGAAGGCCCGTTCCCCAGCGCACCTGTATCTCCTGCCGGCAGGTCAGGGATAAAAGGGGGCTGGTCCGTATCGTGCAGGGGGTGGACGGGGGTGTGGAGGTGGACCCCTCTTGGAAGAAGGCGGGGAGGGGGGCTTATCTGTGCCCCCGCCTCCAGTGCTGGCAGGACCTCAAGGTTGATAGGCTGGGCCATGCCCTGAGGACAAAGGTAAGTCCCCAGGCCATGTCCCAGCTCATGGAACATGCTAGGAGGACCTATGGGTCTAGTTAA
- the infB gene encoding translation initiation factor IF-2: MGLVKEEKPREPGAKKSVEFPPSLTVRELAELLKISPVEAIKQLMRAGIMASINQVIDYHTAALVATELGFEPREKPEVKQKVEVVGGLFPRPPVITILGHVDHGKTTLLDAIRRTDVASTEAGGITQRIGAYQVEVDGRKITFLDTPGHEAFTAMRARGAQATDIAVLVVAADDGVMPQTVEAIHHAQAANVPIVVAINKVDKPEANPEKVKRQLAELGLLVEKWGGQVVCVEVSAKKRQGIDELLENLLLVADIQELKADPNRSAVGAVVEAGLDKTRGPVATLLVQNGTLKVGDAIAVGDTWGRIKAMFNDKGKRVKETGPATPVSVMGLNSVPLAGEPFTTLPDERQARSFLQQRQQERQGALLQPKKAASLQDIYTKIKEGEVKELPVVLKTDVQGSIEPIRTSLEKLSTEKIRLRVIHAASGTITESDVLLALASKGIVIGFNTRPEPGARKLAETEGVEVHFYNVIYELVEAVDRALQGMVEPTYLEVIDGRARVLASFGAGKGVRKVAGVLTTEGRLTMGSQVRVRRGTEVLHESKVKSLRRFKDNVPEVGAGLEAGVGVEDFRDFQEGDILETYHREKAP, translated from the coding sequence ATGGGTCTAGTTAAAGAGGAAAAGCCCCGGGAACCAGGGGCAAAAAAGTCCGTTGAATTCCCCCCCTCCCTGACGGTGAGGGAACTGGCGGAGCTTCTCAAAATCAGCCCCGTGGAGGCCATAAAGCAGCTCATGCGCGCGGGAATAATGGCCAGCATCAACCAGGTCATTGACTATCATACTGCGGCGCTGGTGGCCACGGAGTTGGGCTTTGAGCCCCGGGAGAAGCCGGAAGTCAAGCAGAAGGTGGAGGTGGTGGGAGGGCTTTTCCCCAGGCCCCCCGTCATCACCATCCTGGGCCATGTGGACCACGGCAAGACCACCCTCCTGGATGCCATCCGCCGGACGGATGTGGCCTCTACCGAGGCCGGTGGCATTACCCAGCGCATCGGGGCCTACCAGGTGGAGGTGGATGGCAGGAAGATAACATTCCTGGATACCCCCGGTCACGAGGCCTTTACCGCCATGCGGGCCCGGGGGGCCCAGGCAACAGACATAGCCGTCCTGGTGGTTGCTGCCGACGATGGGGTGATGCCCCAGACCGTAGAAGCCATCCACCACGCTCAGGCGGCCAATGTGCCTATTGTCGTGGCCATCAATAAGGTGGATAAGCCCGAGGCCAACCCTGAGAAGGTCAAGCGCCAACTGGCGGAGCTGGGCCTTCTGGTGGAGAAATGGGGGGGCCAGGTGGTCTGCGTCGAAGTATCGGCCAAGAAGAGGCAAGGGATAGATGAACTGCTGGAGAACCTGCTCCTGGTGGCCGATATACAGGAGCTTAAGGCAGACCCCAACCGCTCTGCGGTGGGGGCGGTGGTAGAGGCGGGGCTGGACAAGACCCGGGGCCCCGTAGCCACCCTCCTTGTCCAGAACGGCACCCTGAAAGTGGGCGACGCCATTGCGGTGGGAGATACCTGGGGCCGCATCAAGGCCATGTTCAACGATAAAGGGAAGAGGGTCAAAGAGACAGGCCCGGCTACCCCGGTATCGGTCATGGGCCTCAACAGTGTCCCCCTGGCCGGTGAGCCTTTTACAACCCTCCCCGATGAGCGCCAGGCCCGCTCTTTCCTCCAGCAGCGCCAGCAGGAAAGGCAGGGGGCTCTCCTGCAGCCCAAAAAGGCCGCCTCTTTGCAGGATATCTACACCAAGATAAAGGAAGGGGAGGTGAAAGAGCTCCCCGTGGTGCTCAAGACCGATGTCCAGGGGAGCATTGAGCCCATCCGCACCTCCCTTGAGAAGCTGAGCACCGAGAAGATAAGGCTCCGGGTCATCCACGCCGCTTCAGGTACCATCACCGAAAGCGATGTCCTCCTGGCCCTGGCCTCCAAGGGCATCGTCATCGGCTTTAATACCCGCCCTGAGCCTGGGGCCAGGAAACTGGCCGAGACCGAGGGGGTAGAGGTCCACTTCTATAATGTTATCTATGAACTGGTGGAGGCGGTGGACAGGGCCCTCCAGGGGATGGTGGAGCCCACCTATCTGGAGGTGATTGATGGCCGGGCCCGGGTCCTGGCCTCCTTCGGCGCTGGCAAGGGGGTCAGGAAGGTGGCCGGGGTCCTGACAACAGAAGGAAGGCTTACTATGGGCTCCCAGGTGCGGGTGCGGAGGGGAACGGAAGTGCTCCACGAGAGTAAGGTGAAGAGCCTGAGGCGCTTCAAGGATAATGTCCCCGAGGTGGGAGCAGGGCTGGAGGCCGGGGTGGGGGTGGAGGACTTCCGGGACTTCCAGGAAGGGGATATCCTGGAAACCTACCACCGGGAAAAGGCCCCTTGA
- the rbfA gene encoding 30S ribosome-binding factor RbfA: MTRRTERLNDLLREEISQVLHHQARDPRLAGLLSITNVDISPDMRYARVFVSILGNEEEKDKALHGLVRAQGFFRRELARKLNLRRTPLLSFHRDDSIEEAARVLQLMGQVEKEDTR, translated from the coding sequence TTGACCCGCCGCACCGAGCGCCTTAACGACCTGCTCCGGGAGGAGATAAGCCAGGTCCTCCACCACCAGGCCCGGGACCCCCGCCTGGCTGGCCTTCTGAGCATCACCAACGTGGATATATCCCCCGATATGCGCTATGCCAGGGTCTTCGTCAGTATCCTGGGCAACGAGGAGGAGAAGGACAAGGCCCTCCATGGCCTTGTCCGGGCCCAGGGCTTCTTTCGCCGGGAGCTGGCCCGCAAGCTCAACCTGAGGCGGACACCACTGCTCAGCTTCCACCGGGATGACTCCATAGAGGAGGCGGCCCGGGTCCTGCAGCTTATGGGCCAGGTAGAAAAAGAGGACACCCGGTAA
- the truB gene encoding tRNA pseudouridine(55) synthase TruB, which produces MGVDGLLNISKPAGLTSFVTVARVRALAGEKKAGHAGTLDPLATGVLPIGLGAGTRVLSYLLELPKLYRAEIELGATTDTYDAEGRVISRRDPSHITEEQVQEALKGFDGEVCQRPPVYSALKLRGRPFYSLARKGHPQSPTPRRVKVYAIRLLAFQPPRVLLEAEVGRGFYLRSLAHDLGEALGCGGFLKVLVRLRYGPFLLDEAHPPEGDLLSHLLPLDFPLQGLPPLELGENEALALRRGQALPLSARLPPGERFRAYRQGAFLAVLRRKGDALLPEKVFCPI; this is translated from the coding sequence TTGGGCGTTGATGGCCTCCTCAATATCAGCAAGCCCGCTGGCCTCACCTCTTTTGTCACTGTAGCCCGGGTCCGCGCTCTGGCGGGGGAGAAAAAGGCGGGCCACGCGGGCACCCTGGACCCCCTGGCTACGGGCGTCCTTCCCATAGGGCTGGGGGCCGGCACCCGTGTTCTTTCCTATCTCTTGGAACTGCCCAAGCTATACCGGGCGGAGATTGAGCTGGGGGCCACCACCGATACCTATGATGCTGAGGGCCGGGTAATCTCCCGCAGGGACCCCTCTCATATCACCGAAGAACAGGTCCAGGAGGCCCTGAAAGGCTTTGACGGTGAGGTCTGCCAGCGCCCCCCCGTCTACAGTGCCCTGAAGCTAAGGGGCCGACCTTTCTACTCCCTGGCCAGAAAGGGCCATCCCCAGAGCCCCACACCCCGCCGGGTTAAGGTGTATGCTATCCGTCTCCTTGCCTTCCAGCCACCCCGGGTGCTGCTGGAGGCGGAGGTGGGGCGGGGTTTCTACCTTCGCTCACTGGCCCACGACCTGGGGGAGGCCCTGGGCTGCGGGGGCTTCCTCAAGGTCCTGGTGCGGTTGCGCTACGGCCCATTCCTCCTGGATGAGGCCCATCCCCCGGAGGGCGACCTTCTTTCCCACCTCCTGCCCCTGGACTTCCCCTTACAGGGCTTGCCCCCTCTGGAGCTGGGGGAAAACGAAGCCCTGGCCCTGAGGCGGGGCCAGGCTTTGCCCCTCTCCGCCAGGCTCCCCCCTGGGGAGCGCTTCAGGGCCTACCGGCAAGGGGCCTTCCTGGCGGTACTCAGGCGGAAGGGGGATGCCCTCCTGCCTGAGAAGGTTTTTTGCCCAATCTAG
- a CDS encoding histidinol phosphate phosphatase domain-containing protein, giving the protein MLADFHTHTYLSDGVLSPMELIRRAHVLGLGAIALTDHVGPGSLERVLEEVKKDCLVARAHWNILAIPGVELTHLPAAIIPQMAQRAKELGAWLVVVHGETLTEPTEPGTNRAALSSRYVDLLAHPGLITLEEALLAAQQGVFLELTARKGHSRTNGHIAQMARQTQAKLLIASDAHDEEDFLTPSLFRAVGIGAGLTEEELADLQKNAQLLLSRLPVKENP; this is encoded by the coding sequence ATGCTCGCCGATTTCCATACCCACACCTACCTCAGCGATGGCGTCCTTTCGCCAATGGAACTCATCCGCCGGGCACATGTCCTTGGGCTTGGAGCCATAGCCCTCACCGACCATGTGGGCCCCGGTTCTCTGGAGAGGGTGCTCGAGGAGGTAAAGAAAGACTGTCTGGTGGCCAGGGCCCACTGGAATATTCTGGCCATCCCCGGGGTGGAGCTTACCCATCTCCCCGCTGCCATCATACCCCAGATGGCCCAAAGAGCGAAAGAGCTGGGGGCCTGGCTGGTGGTGGTCCACGGTGAGACGCTTACCGAACCCACAGAGCCCGGAACCAACCGGGCCGCCCTGAGTTCGCGCTATGTGGACCTCCTGGCCCACCCCGGCCTCATCACCCTGGAAGAGGCCTTATTGGCCGCCCAGCAGGGCGTCTTCCTCGAACTGACCGCCCGAAAGGGCCACTCCCGGACCAACGGCCACATCGCTCAGATGGCCCGCCAGACCCAGGCTAAACTACTGATAGCCTCAGATGCCCATGACGAAGAAGACTTCCTTACCCCCTCCCTCTTCAGGGCTGTAGGCATAGGCGCGGGCTTGACTGAGGAAGAGCTAGCGGACCTGCAGAAAAACGCCCAACTCCTCCTCAGCCGCCTTCCTGTTAAGGAGAACCCCTAG
- a CDS encoding inositol-3-phosphate synthase — protein sequence MGEINVAVIGVGNCASSLVQGVQYYRKAKKEEFVPGLMHVDLGGYHVGDIRFVAAFDIDKNKVGKDLAQAIFAPPNNTIRFSDVPDTGVKVERGMTHDGLGKYLSQVISKAPGATSNIVQLLKDTGTHVVVNFLPVGSEMATKWYIEQVLDAGCGFVNCIPVFIAREPYWQKRFEERGLPVIGDDIKSQVGATITHRVLTHLFRQRGVKLERTYQLNFGGNTDFLNMLERERLHSKKVSKTRAVTSQLDYDIGADNIHIGPSDYVPWLQDRKFCYIRMEGRTFGDVPLNLELKLEVWDSPNSAGVVIDAIRCCKLAMDRGLKGALIGPSAYFMKSPPVQYSDDEAHRLVEDFIAGKL from the coding sequence ATGGGTGAAATCAATGTGGCCGTCATCGGCGTGGGGAACTGTGCTTCCTCTCTGGTCCAGGGTGTCCAGTATTATCGCAAGGCGAAAAAGGAAGAGTTTGTCCCCGGCCTGATGCATGTGGACCTGGGGGGCTACCATGTGGGGGATATACGCTTCGTAGCCGCCTTTGATATAGACAAGAACAAGGTGGGAAAGGACCTGGCCCAGGCCATCTTTGCCCCACCCAACAACACCATCCGCTTCAGTGATGTCCCCGATACGGGGGTGAAGGTGGAGAGGGGGATGACCCATGACGGCCTGGGGAAATACCTCTCCCAGGTCATCTCCAAAGCCCCGGGGGCCACATCCAACATAGTCCAGCTCCTGAAGGATACCGGGACCCATGTGGTGGTGAACTTCCTCCCGGTGGGCAGTGAGATGGCCACCAAGTGGTATATAGAGCAGGTGCTGGATGCCGGCTGCGGCTTTGTCAACTGTATCCCGGTGTTTATCGCCAGGGAGCCATACTGGCAGAAGCGCTTTGAGGAGAGGGGCCTGCCGGTCATCGGGGACGACATCAAGTCCCAGGTGGGGGCCACCATCACCCACCGGGTCCTCACCCACCTTTTCCGGCAGAGGGGGGTGAAGTTGGAGCGGACCTATCAGCTCAATTTCGGCGGCAATACCGACTTTCTGAATATGCTGGAGAGGGAGAGGCTCCACTCCAAGAAGGTCTCCAAGACCCGGGCGGTGACCTCCCAGCTGGACTATGACATTGGGGCCGACAACATCCATATCGGCCCCTCGGACTATGTCCCCTGGCTCCAGGACCGGAAGTTCTGCTACATCCGGATGGAGGGGCGCACCTTTGGCGATGTGCCTCTCAACCTGGAGCTGAAGCTGGAGGTGTGGGACAGCCCCAATTCGGCGGGGGTGGTAATAGACGCCATCCGCTGCTGTAAGCTGGCCATGGACCGGGGGTTAAAGGGGGCCCTCATCGGCCCCTCAGCCTATTTCATGAAATCTCCTCCTGTCCAGTATTCTGATGATGAGGCCCACCGACTGGTGGAGGACTTTATCGCTGGGAAACTCTGA
- a CDS encoding glycosyltransferase family 4 protein: MKIAIVSPYDFSYPGGVNNHIIQLEKHFLRMGHQVRILAPRSRKGVTVPNLIPLGRAFPVPSGGSVARITFSLWLGPRVKEILEREAFDIAHVHEPLTPFLPALVLMRARCPKIGTFHACHREPRGYGLTKPLISVWFQRLDGLTAVSIPARDFIARHFPGDYQIVPNGVDLALFRRETPPLEAVKEGKTLLFVGRLEKRKGLDYLLGALAVIRKERKDVRLIVVGPGTRLREAYEEMAREIGGVHFTGLVPSEDLPRYYASANIFCAPATGEESFGLVLLEAMAMAKPIVASAIPGFAQLVTHGEDGVLVPPKDEKALARAILELLEDPARAQAMGERGWEKAQGYSWESIAEKTLAVYRRHLVGAPRL; this comes from the coding sequence ATGAAGATAGCCATCGTTTCCCCCTATGACTTCTCCTACCCCGGGGGGGTGAACAACCATATAATTCAACTGGAAAAGCACTTCCTCAGAATGGGCCACCAGGTCAGAATCCTGGCCCCGCGGTCCAGGAAAGGCGTGACTGTTCCCAATCTCATACCCCTGGGCAGGGCCTTCCCTGTCCCCTCGGGGGGGTCTGTGGCCAGGATTACCTTTTCCCTCTGGCTTGGCCCCCGGGTGAAGGAAATCCTGGAGAGGGAAGCCTTTGACATCGCCCATGTCCATGAGCCCCTCACCCCCTTTCTCCCCGCGCTGGTCCTGATGCGGGCCCGCTGCCCCAAGATAGGCACCTTCCATGCCTGCCATCGGGAACCCCGGGGCTATGGCCTGACCAAGCCCCTCATCTCCGTCTGGTTCCAGCGGCTGGACGGTCTTACCGCTGTTTCCATCCCTGCCCGTGACTTCATCGCCCGGCATTTCCCCGGGGACTATCAGATTGTCCCCAACGGGGTGGACCTGGCCCTCTTCCGGCGGGAGACCCCGCCCCTGGAGGCCGTCAAGGAAGGCAAGACCCTGCTCTTTGTGGGCCGGCTGGAGAAAAGGAAGGGCCTGGACTACCTCCTGGGGGCCTTGGCCGTGATAAGAAAGGAAAGGAAGGATGTGCGGCTCATCGTGGTGGGGCCGGGGACCCGCCTCAGGGAGGCCTATGAGGAAATGGCCCGGGAAATAGGCGGGGTGCATTTCACCGGCCTTGTTCCCTCTGAGGACCTGCCCCGATATTATGCCTCGGCCAATATCTTTTGTGCCCCGGCCACGGGGGAGGAGAGCTTTGGACTTGTCCTCCTGGAGGCCATGGCCATGGCCAAGCCGATAGTGGCCTCTGCCATCCCCGGCTTCGCCCAGCTCGTCACCCACGGAGAGGACGGGGTCCTGGTGCCCCCCAAGGACGAGAAGGCCCTGGCGAGGGCCATCCTGGAGCTGCTGGAAGACCCCGCCAGGGCCCAGGCCATGGGAGAGAGGGGGTGGGAGAAGGCCCAGGGCTACTCCTGGGAGAGCATCGCTGAGAAGACCCTGGCGGTCTACCGGAGGCACCTGGTTGGGGCTCCCCGACTTTAG